From a single Helicovermis profundi genomic region:
- a CDS encoding cellulose biosynthesis cyclic di-GMP-binding regulatory protein BcsB, which yields MKKLTILSILILLAIISHSSSFCESPKYVVQLGAYSYEKNADIMYKSLLLNDYKAFKSTSKYIYVLVGPFNSKLEANITLNKLKLDGYNAYVKTYIQSNNSTSSQSSDASVSTYETNKIKSTSTESERISNVYSELDPSFKINTIGVQNTPFNNDVVFQGVFDSTALYFEVKDNWIPNDNNFIYFTYNNTNLTQNTNSSLTVYLNSIPIKSYLLSEVNKTHKLLIPAHSLKKGFNELKFGIYSRISTLPCEDNFNPANWLVIDKNSYVHIEYTSKIDTNAISDFPYPYFKNDESFPYNAKLIYPDNYISSDLSPMFTFISNIGKILKFEKKDLKFASSEDIKKNDSNFIFIGSIKTMPSSLQNYLSKDEIERAKRDALIKEIYLSSDHKYKLLLVTSSNIKSLNNAVISLTDNELVKQMKNSSIWISENQIFSSTSSKNNELITLKSLGYSSTLFEGIKKGISNFSYSIPKNWDIDENSKFILKGKISGVIDLERSAVSVFINGIPAGSVNLNTFSSNDFITEFKIPSEIINEPTYNIKIVYNLKVLDDKCDLNFRNDLWAFISNETALLLPHSEKTSYTLNNLSAPFIKDNNINNFGLVLPERINKDYIKDLTTIIQVISSNSTKTNIIPIYKSDDKIDENVIVFGTPSTTPFIKTINPELYIKYNKDFSSLIPNKNMDLLENLYNNSSTIQLISSKLINNHFALIISSLDNSNMSILSKAFSNNFFGEIITTPCVIIDQYGLLHSYSIIEEVDENELLKDKTDLEKQKAKDLDKNRLINYDEYKNFMITLTIICLITLSIILILVINRKKYKNK from the coding sequence ATGAAAAAATTAACAATACTATCCATACTAATTTTATTAGCTATTATTTCACATTCATCATCTTTTTGTGAATCTCCAAAATATGTCGTTCAACTTGGTGCATATTCTTATGAAAAAAATGCAGATATAATGTACAAATCACTATTATTAAACGATTATAAGGCATTTAAATCTACTTCAAAATATATTTATGTATTAGTTGGCCCATTTAATAGTAAATTAGAGGCAAATATTACTCTTAATAAACTTAAATTAGATGGATATAATGCTTATGTAAAAACTTACATACAATCTAATAATTCTACTTCTAGTCAGTCTTCAGATGCAAGTGTATCAACTTATGAAACCAATAAAATTAAGTCTACATCGACAGAATCGGAAAGAATATCAAATGTATACAGCGAACTGGACCCTAGCTTTAAAATTAATACAATTGGTGTTCAAAATACTCCTTTTAACAATGACGTAGTTTTTCAAGGAGTGTTTGACTCTACTGCACTTTATTTTGAAGTCAAAGACAATTGGATTCCAAATGACAATAATTTCATATATTTTACTTACAACAATACAAATCTTACACAAAATACAAATTCTTCACTTACAGTTTATTTGAACTCAATACCTATAAAATCATATTTGTTAAGCGAAGTAAATAAAACGCATAAACTTTTAATACCAGCGCATTCATTAAAAAAAGGATTTAATGAATTAAAATTTGGAATATATAGTAGAATTTCAACACTTCCTTGTGAAGATAATTTTAATCCTGCTAATTGGCTTGTTATAGATAAGAACTCATATGTGCATATTGAATACACGAGTAAAATTGATACTAATGCCATTTCAGATTTTCCTTACCCTTACTTTAAAAATGATGAATCATTTCCTTATAATGCAAAATTAATATATCCTGATAATTATATTAGTTCTGATTTAAGCCCTATGTTTACTTTCATTTCAAATATAGGAAAAATACTAAAATTTGAAAAAAAAGATCTTAAATTTGCAAGTTCGGAGGATATTAAAAAAAATGACTCTAATTTCATTTTTATTGGATCCATTAAAACTATGCCCTCTTCACTTCAAAACTATCTATCAAAAGATGAAATAGAGCGGGCAAAAAGAGATGCCCTAATTAAAGAAATTTATTTATCGAGTGACCATAAATATAAACTTTTGCTCGTAACTTCAAGCAATATTAAATCACTTAACAACGCTGTTATTTCACTAACAGACAATGAATTAGTAAAACAAATGAAAAATTCTTCTATTTGGATTTCTGAAAATCAAATTTTCAGTAGTACTTCTTCTAAAAACAATGAACTTATTACTCTAAAATCATTAGGATACAGTAGTACCTTGTTTGAAGGTATAAAAAAAGGAATAAGCAACTTTTCATATAGTATACCTAAGAATTGGGATATAGATGAAAATAGCAAATTTATACTAAAAGGAAAAATATCAGGCGTTATCGATTTAGAAAGATCCGCTGTAAGCGTATTTATCAACGGAATACCTGCTGGTAGCGTAAATTTAAACACTTTTTCTTCAAACGACTTTATTACTGAATTTAAAATTCCAAGTGAGATAATAAATGAGCCTACTTACAATATTAAGATTGTATATAATTTAAAAGTATTAGATGATAAATGTGATTTGAATTTTAGAAATGATTTATGGGCTTTTATTTCAAATGAAACTGCATTATTATTACCTCACAGTGAAAAAACTAGTTACACCTTAAATAATTTATCTGCTCCTTTTATCAAAGATAATAATATTAATAATTTTGGACTAGTATTACCTGAAAGAATAAATAAAGACTATATCAAAGATCTAACAACTATTATTCAAGTAATTAGCTCAAATTCAACTAAAACAAATATTATTCCAATTTATAAATCAGACGATAAGATAGACGAGAATGTAATAGTTTTCGGTACACCTTCAACAACACCATTTATAAAAACAATTAATCCCGAACTTTATATTAAATATAATAAAGATTTTTCTTCACTTATTCCAAATAAAAATATGGATCTTTTAGAAAATCTATATAATAATTCATCAACAATCCAACTAATTAGTTCAAAGCTTATTAACAATCATTTTGCTCTTATTATATCAAGTTTAGATAATAGTAATATGTCTATATTAAGTAAAGCATTTAGTAACAATTTTTTTGGTGAAATTATTACTACACCCTGTGTTATTATTGATCAATATGGATTGCTACATTCATATAGTATTATTGAAGAAGTAGATGAAAATGAGTTATTAAAGGATAAAACAGATTTAGAAAAACAAAAAGCAAAAGATTTAGACAAAAACCGTTTGATTAATTACGATGAATATAAAAATTTTATGATTACTCTTACCATAATATGTTTAATAACATTATCAATAATATTGATTTTAGTAATAAATAGAAAAAAATATAAAAATAAATAA
- a CDS encoding nitroreductase family protein → MKNEFIYKRKSVREFKDIQVPMEAIQEMIKEATQAPSGKNAQNWHFVVVRNKEKIEKMAEAVYEKGRELSNNLDEKTASNFMKMLKYYTVFKNAPTVVMIFSSKYESSGKDILMLNGASNEEVEKLESVKPGVQNIGAAMENLLLSAANMGYGGCYMTGPAFASDKMCEVIAFNKEGYNFSCLTPIGIPLKENINSPKRKSLDEVITIIE, encoded by the coding sequence ATGAAAAATGAATTTATTTATAAAAGAAAAAGTGTAAGAGAATTTAAAGATATTCAGGTACCTATGGAAGCTATTCAGGAAATGATTAAAGAAGCGACCCAAGCTCCATCAGGTAAAAATGCGCAGAATTGGCATTTTGTAGTCGTTAGAAATAAAGAAAAAATCGAAAAAATGGCAGAGGCTGTTTATGAAAAAGGAAGAGAATTATCTAATAATTTAGACGAAAAAACAGCATCTAATTTTATGAAAATGCTAAAATATTATACAGTGTTTAAAAATGCTCCTACTGTAGTAATGATATTTTCTTCAAAATATGAATCTAGTGGAAAAGATATACTAATGCTTAACGGGGCAAGCAATGAAGAAGTGGAAAAACTTGAAAGTGTTAAACCTGGTGTTCAAAACATAGGAGCCGCAATGGAAAACTTACTTCTCAGTGCTGCTAATATGGGTTACGGTGGATGTTATATGACTGGACCTGCTTTTGCAAGTGACAAGATGTGTGAAGTAATTGCTTTTAATAAAGAAGGTTATAATTTCTCTTGCTTAACACCAATTGGGATTCCTCTGAAGGAAAATATAAATAGCCCAAAGAGGAAATCGCTTGATGAAGTTATTACGATTATTGAGTAA